A genomic stretch from Achromobacter spanius includes:
- a CDS encoding FxLYD domain-containing protein: protein MKLALASLALLAGMSGAASAQNLTYGVTLGNVQSVRDTNINMSTITGSLANLSGRPVSSAVLTYVLYDAQGREVGRVNDDVIGPIPPGQIRLVKAVTPLQFTKVTVLDVRAQ from the coding sequence ATGAAACTCGCCCTTGCTTCCCTTGCTTTGCTGGCCGGGATGTCCGGCGCCGCCAGCGCGCAAAACCTCACTTACGGCGTCACGCTGGGTAATGTGCAATCGGTACGCGACACCAACATCAATATGTCCACCATCACCGGGTCGCTGGCCAACCTGTCGGGTCGCCCCGTCTCCAGCGCGGTGCTGACTTACGTGCTGTACGACGCGCAAGGCCGCGAAGTGGGCCGGGTCAACGATGACGTGATCGGCCCGATTCCCCCGGGGCAGATCCGGCTGGTCAAGGCGGTGACGCCGCTGCAATTCACGAAGGTCACCGTGCTGGACGTCCGGGCGCAATAG
- a CDS encoding PsiF family protein, producing the protein MLSRTTRMASAMVLSACFFGAYAQTPATPAKTPTPQQQRMTECNKSATGKTGDDRKAYMSSCLKGETTSSGKPLTPQQQKMKDCNAKAGDQKLTGDARKTFMSTCLKG; encoded by the coding sequence ATGCTTTCCCGTACTACTCGGATGGCCTCGGCCATGGTGTTGTCCGCATGTTTTTTTGGGGCCTACGCCCAAACCCCCGCTACCCCCGCCAAGACCCCCACGCCGCAGCAGCAGCGCATGACGGAATGCAATAAGTCGGCCACGGGCAAGACGGGCGACGACCGCAAGGCCTACATGAGCAGTTGCCTGAAAGGCGAGACAACGTCATCCGGCAAGCCGCTGACGCCGCAGCAGCAAAAAATGAAAGACTGCAACGCCAAGGCGGGCGATCAAAAATTGACGGGCGATGCGCGCAAGACGTTCATGAGTACGTGTCTGAAGGGATGA
- a CDS encoding carbonic anhydrase — MFPKRLTEGYQSFLDGRFHSESSRYQKLAELGQSPEILLIGCCDSRVSPEVIFDAGPGEMFVVRNVANLVPPCEPDSESSYHGTSAAIEFAVNGLNVKHIVVLGHASCGGIRSFFDDAKPLSKGDFIGKWMSQIEPMAERLGPGSGDRQTKLKRLELAVVEHSLNNLMTFPSIRRRVEKGELELHGTYFGVATGVLFLRDPATGEFNPCLETGVTE; from the coding sequence ATGTTCCCCAAAAGACTCACCGAAGGCTATCAATCATTCCTGGACGGCCGTTTCCATTCGGAAAGCAGCCGCTATCAAAAACTTGCCGAACTGGGGCAAAGCCCGGAAATCCTGCTTATTGGCTGCTGCGATTCGCGCGTGTCGCCGGAAGTGATCTTTGATGCCGGCCCGGGCGAGATGTTCGTGGTGCGCAACGTTGCCAACCTGGTTCCGCCCTGTGAGCCGGATTCCGAATCGTCCTACCACGGCACCAGCGCCGCCATCGAGTTCGCGGTCAACGGCCTGAACGTAAAGCACATCGTCGTGCTGGGTCACGCCTCTTGCGGCGGCATCCGTTCTTTCTTCGACGATGCCAAGCCGCTGTCCAAGGGCGACTTCATCGGCAAGTGGATGTCGCAGATCGAACCGATGGCCGAGCGCCTGGGCCCCGGATCGGGCGACCGCCAGACCAAGCTCAAGCGCCTGGAACTGGCCGTCGTCGAGCACAGCCTGAACAACTTGATGACCTTCCCGTCCATCCGCCGCCGCGTGGAAAAGGGCGAACTGGAATTGCACGGCACCTACTTCGGCGTGGCCACCGGCGTGCTGTTCCTGCGCGATCCGGCAACGGGTGAATTCAACCCTTGCCTGGAAACCGGCGTCACCGAATAA